The sequence GAGGCAGAGGAGCGAGAGGTCGCAGCACGGGTGGTGCGACGCGCGGCCGGAGCAGCCTTGGCTGCGGAGCTGGCCGTTGTTTTCGCAGGGGTCGAGGCGACCGTCTTGGCTGTCACCGTCACGGGGGCAGAGGCCGCCACGGGAGCAGGGGTGGTGGCCTTGGCCGCCGCTGCTGGAATCGCGGTCACCGGAGTGGTCTCGGCAGCTGGCTTTGCGGCAGCGGGTTTAACGCTGGACTTGGCGCTAGCCGAAGTGTTGGTGGCTCGGGATCGTGGAGTGGCCATGACGGTGATGGGCTAAGCCCGGTGGATGGTCGCTGGTTTGAACGGAATGGACCCAGGCTGGCTGGGAGGAACGAACTGCTCCTTAGCCGTCGGGCGACCAGTGGTCGATGATGCCGCCGATCGTCAGATCGGTGAACAGGCTGGCGTTGCCCGTGGCGTGGCGAGCAGCGGAGCCGCTCGCGGTGAACACCCAGTTGCCGGGGGAGGCGCCCACTGGATCGGTGGCCACGCTCAACTTGCCTTTGTTGTTGCGCAGGATTCGCAGGGTTTGGTGCGCGAAACCCTCCACCCGTTGGGTGCAGACCATCGATCCCATCACCTGCATGATTTCCATTACTTGGCACCCCCTTGGGGTTTGCCTGCCGCCATCTCCTTGCCAGCCTCAGGATCCCAGTGGTCAATGATCCCGACGATCGTGAGATCGCTGGGATAGGACTTACTTCCCGCTGCCTCACGGGCAGCGGAGCTGCCGACGCAGATCACCCAATCTCCGGGGATGGCTCCGACGGCATCGACGGCAACCTTTTGGGTACTGCCATCAAGCACCACCTGAAGGTGCTTGTGCTGGAAGTCCGCGATGCGGTTGGTTGAAACCAGTGGCTTCACCACTTTGCAGATCAACATCTCAGTGCCCCCCTCCTGTGTTGAACGTGATTGAGGAACTTACGGTTTCGGCTGGCACGTGCCGATCCCGATCCCGCACGGTGAGCAGGGTGTGCAGAAGCCCCTGCTCACAGAGTTCGCGGTAACGGGCCTCGATTGCAGCCTTGACCCGCTCGCAGTGTTGGATAGCGCGCTCGCGCGCACCGGGAACAGCGCCGTGGTAGTCGAAGCGCAGCACGACCGGAATCGGTAGACCGCGAGAGACGTTGAGGCCCTTGAAGATCTTGACCCCGACATCGAGATCGGGAGCACCCTCTTCAACGGTGTCCATGTAGGCGAAGTAGGTCAGGTTGCGGAGGTGGATCTCCTTGAACCCGATGCCAACCCCAATGAAGCGTTCGGCATGGCCGAAATCGCTGTAGTTGCCGCCGTGATACTGGCGGACGTAGTCAATTTGGGACAAGTTGTTTTCGATCAGCCGGCTGATGAGCTTGACCATGCCCTGATCCGGGCTTCCGGCTGCAGCGGAGCTGACCTGCTTCTCGACCTCGTCCCGGGCCTGGTCCGCACGCATGCCCCGGGTCGCCTCATAGACGTCGCGGGCATCGAGCCAGCTCTCCAGGTTGGTGCTGCCGTCGGCGCCGGGAACGTGGACACGAATGGCATCGGTGTCTGTGTCCATGCCGATCAACAACAGATCGACGGAGGCCCCGCAGCAGAAGCTGTTCTCGACAGCTTGTTGGAAGTCCTGCAGACGTTGCAGCCCCTGGGCGGCGGCGGCGGTGTCGTCGCTGCCATGGGCAGCGCAGCCCTCGTGGCAGGGATCTTTCGAACTGAAGTGATAAACGACCGTCTTCAGGTAACGGGTGTCGGAGTGCGCTGGATTGGGCAGTCCTTCGCGGTAGCGCCGGTGCTCGGTCTTGACCCAGCGGTTGACGGTGTTTTCGACATCGAACATCGCACCGGCGTGGGATCGGCGGCGCACGGAACTGAAGGGCAGTCTCAGGGCGTAGGCGATGGCATGGGCCAGGCGACCATCGGCGCAAGGGGTGACATCCAACAGATGGAAGCCGCACTCCAACAAAAAGGCGTTGAAGGCTTCGGCATCGCTGCTGCCGGACTGGGCCGCAAGCGGATCGTCGTTGAAGAACGAGAGGCTGGCCTGCTCATAGGCCTCGAACACGCACCAAGCGAAGAGCGTGCGCATGTCCAGCTGGCTGGTCCATGCGGTCTCAAGGATTGGCTGAGGCAATTCATGGCCCAGTTCCGCTAGAGCCAGCCTCTGGGCCTGCTCAACAAAATTGTTGTCGTGCTGCAGCGCTGAAAGACGCTTCAGGACTGGAACGATCCGATCAAAAGAGCCAAGGGTCTGTTCCTCGTAGGCCCGTAGAGCGGCATTGGCCTGGCCGTTGCTCAGAGGATGCAAGCCACCGGAACTGACCGGCCCGCTGGAGCGACGGTCCAGAACGACCTGGGTCGCAACAGGACGAACTCTGCGCGCGCTGCCCAATTTGGTGTTGGTCGCTGCAATGGATGCCTTTTTGGCCCTTGGACCGCTTGGGCGTGAGGCCCCGCTGGGAGTGCGGGAGGCGTTCGCTAATTCACGCTGGCGCAGAACCTTGCTGAAGGCGCTGCTTGGGTTGAGCTCAGCGGGATTGTCCGCTGGGCTGACCGAGACCTGGTCCCCAGCACCGCGTTGGCGGCGGCTGGGGGCCGTAGGGGCTAGCGGCCGCTCGTTTTTGGCGGAACGCTGGGGCATTACGAAGTGCTCCTCAGCCCCGGGCGCCGCCGGAGACCGTGATCAGAGAACCCTGATCGGTGCTGCCGCTGGAGCCAGTCACCTTGTTGTTCGGGGCGGGGACTTCGTCGTTGCGCTTGGGCTGAACACCGGGCATGGCACTCATGGGGCCCACGCGGGTGGGGTTCCGGCGTCGGGCCGAGCGACCTTCGGTGCCGGTGACACGATCACCACGGTCCCAGTCGTCGCCGGTGATTTTGGTGCCCGAACCCTCGCCAGTCACGCGGGACAGCGGGGCTTCCTGGGCAGCGATGGCCACGGGCTCTTGGGCCTGGGCCAGGCGCTGGCTAGAGCGGCGATCGAAGCGGAACTGTTCAGTGCCGGTGATCTTGCCGCTGGCCATATCGAAAGGGCCCGTAATGCGTCCGCCTTGCTCGTAGGTGCTGCCGGTCACGCGACCGGTGCTCTCACGCTCTTCCTGAGCGGCGCGGGCGGGGGATTGAACGCTGAATTCCTGCCAAGCGGCACCATTGAGGGACTGGGGAAAGTCAGCATCACGGCTGGGTGCGGTGCCGCAGGCACTTGCTTGTTGGTCGGCACCGACGTAGGGGGTCCCGGTGACGTCTTCGCATGCGCCTCGCTCTGCTCCGGTCATCGCACCACCGATACCGGGTTGAATCCCGGTCATGCGGTTGGAGTTGCGGACGGGGGTTCGCTCACGCACCGCGCGGACGGCTGTGGTGTTGCAGAAATCACCAGCCTGCTCGAGGCCGGCGTAGGGGGTGCCGGTCACGACCTTGCAGCTGCCGGGTTCATCGCCAGTCACTTTTTCGGAACGGCCGGTGCGACTGCCGCTGACCACCTGGTTGCGGTTGGTAATGCTGAAGCCCACCTTCGCGGCTTCAGGCGCAGGGCGAGCGCCGCAGAAACCGTCGAACTGCTCACTGCCGATGTACTCATCGCCGGTGACGTTGCGGCAGCTTCCGGGTTCGTCTCCGGTGACTTGCTTGCTGCGACCCACGGCGGTGCCGGTCACACCGGTGCCGCGGAGGGTGTTCTGGCTGCTGACCTTGGTGGCAGCGCGACCAGCGACGCTGGCATCAGAGCCGAGGTATTGGTCGCCCGTCAGGTTGCGGCCGGAACCGGCCTCATCACCGGTGACGCGCTCGCTGCGGCCCACCATGACGCCGCTCACAGCCTGGCCACCTTGGGTCTGGCTGCGGCCGACCTTGCGGACGGAAGGATTCACATCGCCGCAGTAGGAACTGGACTGGTTCGCCGAGATGTACTCGGTGCCGGTCACGGTCTTACAGGTGCCTGGCTCATCGCCGGTGACCTTCTCACTGCGGCCGACTTCGTTGCCGGTCACGCGGTTGCCATGGCTGGTGGCGGTGACGCGGACCTTGGCCGGCTGATTGCTGCTGGCCGGTTGTCCGCCGCAGAAGGTTTGGAAGACCTCCGCACCGAGATATTCGGTACCGGTGATTGAGCGGCAGGTGGCAGCTTCGTTCCCGGTGGTCTTCACCGAACGGTTGGCTTGGGTGCCGGTGACGGTTTGACCCGAGAGGGTTTCGCTGGCACCTACCTTCCAAGCGGCGTCGGCAGCCGCGGCTTGCTTGGCACCATGACGGTTGGGGCCACTCGGGCGGGTTCCGCTGTTGCGGGCGCTGCCGGCGGAACCGGTTTTGCTCTTCAGTTCTCGGACTTTTTGAGCCAGTTCACGGGCGCTCAGATCCGGGTTGATCTGACGTGCAACAGCAGCTGCACCGGTTTTGGTGGCGTTGCTGGCGGACTTACCGCGCTTGCTCAGTGCTTCGCGGCGAGCCAGCACCACGGCGCGGCTGGCGTTGTGCTGAGCGGTTCCCTTGCGGGAGGCTGCCCGGCGTTCAGAGCTAGCGCGACTCGAGCCCGCGGAGGCCCGCTCGCTGGAGAGCGACAGGGTGGCAGAACGGGATTGGGTGGTATCGCTCTTCTTCTCTTCGCACTTGCACTTGTGCTCTGCAGCCGACGCTGCCACTGCTTTCGGGGCTTCCTTGGCGAGGTCGGTGCGGGTGCGGTCTTTGGAGGTATCTGCGCGCTTGCCACCGCGGGTCATGGCCTCTCGGCGGGACAGAACCAGGTCGCGACTGGGGTTGGAGACCCGCTTGCCGGGGGAGGAGCGGTGGGAGCTGCTGGGTGCAGACAGCTGCCGAGCGGGTGCATGGGCAGCAGCTGGAGCTTCAGCTGCTGCTGCACGGGGAGCGCTGCTGGGTGCAGCGTTGGTCCGGGTCGGGCGGGCATCAGAGGCGCTGCGAACACGGCCGCCACCGCTGCCATAGCGGCCGGAGGCTTTCTTGCCGCCATCAGTGAGGGCCTTGCGGCGCTCCAGGGCTGCTTCGCGACTCGATTTAGTGGCCATGTCCGCCCGGTGTATGGAATGACTGGATGGCATCAGTGGGCTGGTTGATCACATTCAACCCAGCGCAGTAATGCGTGGAATCTGAGAACGGAAATCCGCAATCAGACAGTTAATGAGTAGAAGAAGGAGTGGTCTCGAGAGAACTCGAGACCACAACTTGATGAGGGCGCTGAATCAGCGGCCTTCGAACACCACGAAGCAAGCGCCTTGGCTTTGGGTGTAGGCGTCGTAGCCCACGAGGCGCACGTGGTGGTCGGGGTAAGCGCGGTGGCAAGCTTCGAGCTCGTTCACGATGACGCTCAGATCCTTCTCACCGAAGAAGGGCAGCTTCCAGTAAGACCAGTAGGTGGCCATGGAGCGGCTGGGATGGACGTGCTCAACGAGCGGGCTCCAACCCTGGGCAATGATGTACGCGATCTGGTCGTAGATCTCGTCCTGGGTCATCGGCGGGAGGAAGCCGAAGGTCTCCAGGGTGGCGACTGTTTGGTAGTCACCCACGGTGCTCTTGAAAGGCATGGGGTTCCTTGAGATGGATGGAATGAATGAACCTTGATTTGGTTCGATGTCCTGTTCCGATCACTGAATGGGGTGGAGCCAACTGAAGTTGACTCCCATACCCAATCGTTTCGAAATCAGTTGACGTCGAGCTTGTCGACGGTGTCGAACTCGAACTTGATTTCCTTCCAGGTCTCGAGGGCGATGGCCAGCTCAGGGCTGTGCTTCGCGGCTTCCATGAGGATGTCGCGGCCTTCGCGCTCAATCTCGCGACCGGCGTTACGGGCTTTAACGCAGGCTTCCAGTGCCACACGGTTAGCGGCAGCACCAGCAGCAGAACCCCAGGGGTGACCGTGGGTACCACCACCGAACTGGAGCACCGAGTCGTCGCCGAAGATGCTTACCAGGGCTGGCATGTGCCAGACGTGGATACCGCCAGAGGCCACGGCGAACACGCCGCCCATGGAGCCCCAATCCTGGTCGAAGAAGTTACCGCGGCTGCGATCTTCGGGAACGAAGGATTCGCGCAGCTGGTCGATGTAGCCGAGGGTGGACTGACGGTCGCCCTCGAGCTTGCCGACCACGGTGCCGGTGTGGAGCTGGTCACCACCGGAGAGACGCAGGCACTTGGCGAGAACGCGGAAGTGGATGCCGTGCTTGGGGTGACGGTCGATCACCGCGTGCATGGCGCGGTGGATGTGCAGCAGGATGCCGTTCTTACGGCACCAGTGGGACAGACCGGTGTTAGCGGTGAAGCCACCAGTGATGTAGTCGTGCATGATGATCGGCTGCCCGAGTTCCTTGGCGAACTCGGCCCGCTCGTACATCTGCTCAGGGGTGGCGGCGGTGCAGTTCAGGTAGTGACCCTTACGCTCGCCGGTCTCCTGTTCAGCGGACTTCACAGCTTCGGCAACGAACTCGAAACGGTTCTGCCAGCGCTGGAAGGGCTGAGAGTTGATGTTTTCGTCGTCCTTGGTGAAGTCGAGACCACCGCGGAGGCACTCATACACAACCCGGCCGTAGTTCTTACCGCTCAGGCCGAGCTTCGGCTTGATGGTGCAACCCAGCAGGGGACGGCCGTACTTGTTCATACGGTCGCGCTCGACCTGGATGCCGTTCGGGGGACCCATGCAGGTCTTGATGAACGCCATCGGGAAGCGGATGTCTTCCAGACGCAGGTGGCGCAGAGCCTTGAAACCGAAGACGTTGCCAACCAGGGAGGTCAGAACGTTGGTGACAGAACCCTCTTCGAACAGATCGAGGGGATAGGCAATGAAGGCATAGAAGGCTTCCTTGTCGCCAGGAACGTCTTCGATGCGGTAGCAACGGCCTTTGTAGAAGTCGAGGTCGGTGAGGAGCTCGGACCACACAGTGGACCAGGTGCCGGTGGAGGATTCAGCGGCCACAGCAGCGGCAACTTCTTCCTTGGGGACGCCTTCCTGGCCGGTGCACTTGAAGCAAGCCAGCAGGTCGGTGTCGAGGGGTACGTAATCAGGAGTCCAATACGTGTCGCGGTACTCCTTAACCCCAGCGTCGTACTTCTTAGCCATGGAGAGTCTCCGAGTGGGTCGAGGGAAATAAGTCAGAGGGATGAGTGGCCATCACTGGCCTAACTCAGGCCTCAATCCTTCGAACCAACGAAGCCGGCGCTGCTGTTCAGAGCAGGCTCCACTTCACGGTGGGGACGGGCAATGATGTGGGCGGCAACCAGGCCATCACCCACGCGCTCGCATGCATCGGCGCCAGCGCGAACGGCTGCGTTCACAGCACCGGTTTCGCCGCGGACCAGAACGGTGACGTAACCGCCGCCCACGAATTCGCGACCAATCAGGCGCACTTCGGCTGCCTTGGTCATGGCGTCAGCGGCTTCGATCGCGGGGACCAGACCCCGGGTCTCGATCATGCCGAGGGCGATGCCCATGGTTTCGTTAGCCATTACCTGCTCCTGGAGGAGGGGTGGAATGTTCGCCAGCAACCTTGCTTCGGCAACGATCCGTAAGTCAAGACATTTGGTCGACAATCACGATCACCGTCACAGCAGTGTCAGATAAGCGGGGCTGATCAGTGCATCACAAAACTTTGGAGATGCTTCTGAAGCTGACTGAGCAGAGCCCGCTTGAGGTCTCCAAAAGCACTGCAGCTAGAGCGATTCCGCCTCAGAGAGATAGCCCACCCCGCCGTAGTACTCCAGCAGTGGCCTGAGTGCGGTTCGCAGTTCTTCAGCGATGTCGGATTCGCAAAAAACGACGACATGGGCATTGGCCCCAAGGCCGCTGAAGTCCATTGACTCGGAGACAGCGCCATGGGGCCCCTTGCCTGTGACGTGTTTCATCACCGTGTAACCCGGGGACCCCGCCCCGTCGATCGCCTTGAGGATGGCCTCGAGCTCGCGCTCGCTGACGATTAAATCGAGACGTTTCATCGGCTCAGCTGGCGGCAGGGAGGACCTTATTGATCAGGGCCATGTAGAGCGGGATCCCGATCAGGATGTTGAAGGGGAAGGTCAATCCCAGGGCCGTGGAGATGTAGAAGCTGGGGTTGGCTTCCGGCACCGTCATCCGCATCGCCGCTGGTACCGCGATGTAGGAGGCGCTCGCGCAAAGCACCACAAACAGCAGAGCATTGCCTGGACCAAGCCCCAATCCTTTGGCAATCAAGGTGCCCAGGGCGGCATTAAACAGTGGCATCAGCACGGCAAAGCCGATAAGAAAGCCTCCGGCTTCCTTCAGCTCGCGGATGCGTTGGGCGGCAACGATGCCCATGTCCAGCAGGAAAAAGCTCAGGGCTCCGTAGAACAATTGGTCGGTGAAGGGCAGCATTTTTTCGACACTGCTTGGACTCTGGGCGGCGCTAAGGAAACCCACCAACAAGCTGCCGATCAACAAGTAAACCGATCCATTCAGCAGCGCTTCGTGCAGCACCGCCCCCCATCGCATCCCCCCGTCGTTGGGACGTTGCTGTGGCCCTGCCAGCTTCACAAGCAGAAGCCCAACAATGATCGCCGGCGATTCCATGAGGGCCAACGCCGCCACCATGAACCCGTCGTGCTGCAGCTGTTGGGTTTCCAGAAAGCTTTCGGCCGTAATGAAGGTCACCGCCGAAATTGAGCCATAGGTCCCGGCGATCGCAGCCGCATTGAAGCTGTCCAGCTTCCAGCGCAAGACCCCATAGGAATAGAGGGGGACGGCGAGCGACATCAAGACCGCCGCGCCAATCGTCGGGAGGACCTGACCACTGATGCCGCTGTGCTGTAGTTCGAGGCCGCCTTTAAAGCCGATGGCCAGCAAGAGATAGAGCGAAAAGAGCTTCGGCAGTGGCGCTGGAATCTCAAGATCCGAGCCCAGCAACACGGCGAGAACGCCCAGAAAGAAGAACAGGACGGGGGGGGTAAACAGGTTCTGGAGAACCAGGCTGGTATCCATTAATGAACCCGCTCAGAGGCGCCGATTCTTGACGCTAGGGGTGAGGTCTCAAACTGTTCAAGGCTTCACATATCCGGCAATAAGGCTCTTGCAGGGCCAAGGGAGTCTCCCTACGGTTCAACTGAGGCAGGTGCCCCTGGATTTTTCTGGGGTGGAATGTTCAACCCAACCTGCCTCACCCCTTTTGACGGCACAATGGCGTCCCCTGGCGTTATTGGATGCGACCTGGCACTCCCCATCCGATCTTGGTGATTGCCAGTGGCAACCCTTACAAGGTGGCCGAGATCCAGTCGATGCTTGACGCCGTTGCCCTGGAGGTCCGTCAGCAGCCGGATGGTCTGGAGGTTGAAGAAACTGGCACGACCTATCTGGAAAATGCTCGCTTGAAGGCTTGCGCCGTGGCCCAGCTGACGGGCCAATGGGCCTTGGCTGACGATTCCGGCCTGGAGGTGGATGCCCTCGGTGGTGCGCCTGGGCTCTATTCGGCGCGCTACGCCGCGAGCGACCCTGAACGCATTCAACGGCTGCTCAAGGAATTGGGCACGAGCCCTTACCGCAGCGGCAGCTTCAACAGTGCGATGGTTCTGTCAGACCCGCAAGGTCGCCCGGTGCTCGAATCCCAGGGGATTTGTCGCGGTGAGATCCTCGCCAGCCCCCGGGGCCAAGGCGGTGGCTATGACCCGATCTTCTGGGTGCGTGAGGCAGGGTTGACCTACGCCCAGATGGGCCAGCACCTAAAGGACAAATTGGGATCCCGCGGCAAAGCTGCCCGCGCTTTGGCTCCAGGCTTAAAGGAGATCTTTGGTTTGGCCTGAATTCAGCGGCCCGAGCGCAGGTTGATTTGTTCGACCGCGCGCATGGCAGCGGCGGCGGCTTCGTTCACATCCCCTTCCCAGCCCGCCAGGGTCAGTCGGCCAAAGGCACCCACGGCTTTGACGTCAACGACCGTGATGTTGCTGGACTTTTCGGCTTCGTTGGCCGCCAGCAGGACGTAACCGGCAGGTTCGGTCTCCAGGATGAACATGCTCATGCCGGCCTGGATCATGGAGCCGCGCCGGTTCTGACGGTTAATCAGCACGGCGTGGTCCGGGGTGATCGCCCGGATGACTTCAGTCCAGGTCACGCTGCAGCGGGTTCGCTCATGGACACTGCTGCCGATCGCCTCGAGCACCACATCGCCGGAGTGGAGCACATTGCTCTGGTCGCGGTGATAGAGGGCGAGCGATCCGAAGGCCCGCTCGACAATCATCTGGCCGAGCCGAACCGTGCTCGCCTTGAGGGCGATGTCCGTGACCCGGTGAACGGCCATGCCCGGGGAAACCTCCAGCCAGAGGCATGCGTCGCCTGGAATGGGCAGAAAGCCCTGGCTCACCGTTCCCATATAGGTGGCGAGTTGGGGCTGAAGCGAATCGAGGAAAACGTAAGTGCGCAGCTCGATCGATTCGACCGCACTGGCTTGGCTGACCAGCCGCGCTTCGCTGTCGGTGGTAATGACGCAGCTGGCTGCCGATGGGTGGAGCTCATCCAGCGAGGTGCCACTGCCGCTGAATCCCAGGTCGGTGCCAGTGATCTGGACCGATGAACTGCGTCGCCTGGGATTGCGTTCGATCAAGGGGTCGGGTGCTCCCTGAAGTTGGTTCAGCGCCGCTTCAGCGGCGGTGAGGTCCTCAGCTGACCAGCGGGAGGAGCGGGGTGATCTTACTGCCCGATCTCTGTTTTCCCGGAGCTGGCTTGAGGGAGGTGATCCAGAGGATCCAGGGGATCTCGGCGATTGGTTTGGGTTTGCCCCGGATTGGTTGCGCCGCAGCTGATGTCCGCTTGTCTCTGGGGTCTTGCGCCGCGGGCGAGAGCCGGTACCGTCCGGCCATCCCCGCAGGACTGCCCGTGGCTGCTAAGCGCTCTGCCTCTTCTGCGCCCGCCCAGGGCGCTGCTTCCGTTCAAGAGGGCGGTGATCTCAACGCAGATCAGGCTCTGGCTCTCGTCAGCATGACCCTGATGCAGAAGCTCGCCGCCCAAGGTGATCTGCCTTGGGTTTGGAGTGAGGCGGAGGACGGCGGTTCCTGTGATGTCTCGGCCCTGCGCCATCGCTTGGAGCTAACCCAGTTGGCTCTGCAAACGGGCGCACCCCTCTCCACCGCTGAGGTGACCTATCTGATGGGAGCTCGCCCCGGCGGCGCTGAGGTGGAGCGTGGTGGCCTGCGTGCCCGGCGGATCAGCCGCAATGTCTGGAAGCTCGCCCAAACCGCTTCTGCCCAGGAGCGTCGGGGTGAGGTCACGAGCTTTGCAAGCTTCAACGACGGTCGTCGTCGCTTCGGCTGATTAAGGCAATTCGCCGCCAGCGCTGATCTCTTGGTCCCAGGCGGCGATCAGCTGGTCTTTCAGGGTTTCCCCCTGCAGCAGAGCAATCTCCAGTCCTCCCCACCAGTTGATGAGGGCCACGGGGACGGGCATGGCATTGCATTCCAGTTCGTAGGACTGGATGTGGTCCTCAGCATCGATCAGCACGCAGATGCTGAACTCCAATAGGCCGCCGGGCCAGGGGTGGAGGGAAACGGTCGTGATGGGCCCCAGGTCAATGCTCCACCAGGGGCACTCCGGTGTGACTTTGGGAACCCCGGATGGCAGGTCAAGCTTGGCCCAACCCCGCAGCACCAGTTGTTCCAGAAGGTCGTTGAGGCTGGAGCGCACGGACTCCCCCCAATGGGGTGCCTCTGTCATGGCATGGGTTGTGGGATGCCAGCAAGCGCAGATCCGGCCATGGTGAAGCCAGTTGCACGCCACAGGGGTGCTGTCCTTTGCCCGTCGTCTTCTAGGGCGTCCTCTGCCGCGCTCTGAGGCTGACGCGCAGCGTCTCCCCAGCCTGATTGCGCTGCCGATCCTCTCGTCGGATGCCCTCTCCTCGGTGGCCTATGCAACCGAGGCTGCCCTTGGGGTCTTGCTCCTGGCCGGCAGTGCGGCCCTCGGGCTATCCCTGCCGATCACGGTCTGCATCGTTGGCTTGATTGCGGTCGTGGTGCTCTCCTACAGGCAGGCGATCGAGGCCTACCCCGAGGGCGGTGGTTCCTATGTCGTGGCCAGGGAGAACCTCGGCGCCTGGGCCGGGCTGGTGGCGGCGGCGGCGCTGCTGGTGGATTACACCCTGACCGCTGCGGTGAGCTTGATGGCGGCGGCCCAGGCCCTGAGCTCCCTGCTGCCCGGCCTACTTGCCCATGAAACCAGTCTGTCGCTGCTGCTTTTGGCCCTGGTGGGCTGGGCGAATCTGCGCGGTCTCAAGGAAGCCGGCCGCCTGTTTGTCCTGCCCACCTACTCCTTTGTGGTGATGGTGGCGCTGCTGGCCCTCTTGGGCCTGCAGAACATGGTGTTGACCCATGGCTTCCGCCCGGATGCACCACCGGCGGTCGCCGCCCTGGAGCCCCTTGGCCTGTTTCTGGTTTTGCGGGCCTTCAGTGCCGGCTGTTCGGCCATGACCGGCATTGAGGCGATCGCCAATGGCGTGAAGGTCTTCCGTGAGCCCGCGGCCCGCCGGGCCCAGCGCACGCTGATGGTGATGGGGTTGTTGCTGGCCCTGCTGTTTCTGGCCGTCAGCGGCTTGGCCTTTTTGTACGGGATTGCCCCCAACCCCGACCGCACCGTTCTGGCCCAGATCGGTCTGCGGGTGTTCGGTCCCAGCAATCCCCTCTATTGGTGCCTGCAGATCAGCACGCTGTTGATCTTGGGATTGGCGGCCAACACAGCCTTCTCCGGTTTTCCGCGCTTGGCGGCGCTGCTGGCCAAAGACCGCTATCTGCCGCGTCAAATGGCCTGGCTAGGGGATCGCCTGGTGTTCCAGAACGGCATTGGGCTGCTGCTGCTGGTCTCGGCCCTGGTGATCGTGGTCTGCCGCGGCAACACCAATGTCGCCATCAACCTCTATGCCTTGGGTGTCTTCCTGGCGTTCACCCTGTCCCAGGCGGGCTTGGTTAGGCATTGGTGGCTGCGGCGAGGGAAGGGCTGGAGCGGCCGGCTGGCAATGAATGCCCTGGGGGCGATCACGACGGGCGTGGTGTTTGCCGTGATTGTCGTGAGCAAATTTGATGAGGGGGCTTGGATCGTGGTGCTCCTCCTCCCCCTTCTGGTTTGGGGACTGGCCGGGATTCGGCGCCGTTACCAACGGGTCTATGACGCGATCGAGCTGCAGCCCGGGGAGGATTGCTCGGTCCCCTGGCCCGATCGCCAGGACGTCTTGGAGAACCAGAGCATCGTCTGGCTGGCCTCCTGGAGCCGTCCCACGCTGGAGGCCCTGCGCTACGCCGCCCAGGTCTCCGATCGCGTCATTGGCGTCTGGGTCTGTGAACCCAACGACGACTTTGAGGCGTTGCGGCAGCGCTGGCACCGCCTTGTGGGTGATGCCCCCCAATTTGAGTTGCGCTTGCTGGAGAGTCCATTCGCCTCCTTGATCGATCCCTTTGCCCAGTTCGTGGCGGAAGAGGAAGCCCGCTGCCCGGACAGTCAGTTCACGATCGTGATGC is a genomic window of Synechococcus sp. A10-1-5-1 containing:
- a CDS encoding carboxysome peptide B, with protein sequence MEIMQVMGSMVCTQRVEGFAHQTLRILRNNKGKLSVATDPVGASPGNWVFTASGSAARHATGNASLFTDLTIGGIIDHWSPDG
- a CDS encoding carboxysome peptide A: MLICKVVKPLVSTNRIADFQHKHLQVVLDGSTQKVAVDAVGAIPGDWVICVGSSAAREAAGSKSYPSDLTIVGIIDHWDPEAGKEMAAGKPQGGAK
- a CDS encoding carboxysome shell carbonic anhydrase, whose amino-acid sequence is MPQRSAKNERPLAPTAPSRRQRGAGDQVSVSPADNPAELNPSSAFSKVLRQRELANASRTPSGASRPSGPRAKKASIAATNTKLGSARRVRPVATQVVLDRRSSGPVSSGGLHPLSNGQANAALRAYEEQTLGSFDRIVPVLKRLSALQHDNNFVEQAQRLALAELGHELPQPILETAWTSQLDMRTLFAWCVFEAYEQASLSFFNDDPLAAQSGSSDAEAFNAFLLECGFHLLDVTPCADGRLAHAIAYALRLPFSSVRRRSHAGAMFDVENTVNRWVKTEHRRYREGLPNPAHSDTRYLKTVVYHFSSKDPCHEGCAAHGSDDTAAAAQGLQRLQDFQQAVENSFCCGASVDLLLIGMDTDTDAIRVHVPGADGSTNLESWLDARDVYEATRGMRADQARDEVEKQVSSAAAGSPDQGMVKLISRLIENNLSQIDYVRQYHGGNYSDFGHAERFIGVGIGFKEIHLRNLTYFAYMDTVEEGAPDLDVGVKIFKGLNVSRGLPIPVVLRFDYHGAVPGARERAIQHCERVKAAIEARYRELCEQGLLHTLLTVRDRDRHVPAETVSSSITFNTGGGH
- a CDS encoding CsoS2 family carboxysome shell protein — encoded protein: MATKSSREAALERRKALTDGGKKASGRYGSGGGRVRSASDARPTRTNAAPSSAPRAAAAEAPAAAHAPARQLSAPSSSHRSSPGKRVSNPSRDLVLSRREAMTRGGKRADTSKDRTRTDLAKEAPKAVAASAAEHKCKCEEKKSDTTQSRSATLSLSSERASAGSSRASSERRAASRKGTAQHNASRAVVLARREALSKRGKSASNATKTGAAAVARQINPDLSARELAQKVRELKSKTGSAGSARNSGTRPSGPNRHGAKQAAAADAAWKVGASETLSGQTVTGTQANRSVKTTGNEAATCRSITGTEYLGAEVFQTFCGGQPASSNQPAKVRVTATSHGNRVTGNEVGRSEKVTGDEPGTCKTVTGTEYISANQSSSYCGDVNPSVRKVGRSQTQGGQAVSGVMVGRSERVTGDEAGSGRNLTGDQYLGSDASVAGRAATKVSSQNTLRGTGVTGTAVGRSKQVTGDEPGSCRNVTGDEYIGSEQFDGFCGARPAPEAAKVGFSITNRNQVVSGSRTGRSEKVTGDEPGSCKVVTGTPYAGLEQAGDFCNTTAVRAVRERTPVRNSNRMTGIQPGIGGAMTGAERGACEDVTGTPYVGADQQASACGTAPSRDADFPQSLNGAAWQEFSVQSPARAAQEERESTGRVTGSTYEQGGRITGPFDMASGKITGTEQFRFDRRSSQRLAQAQEPVAIAAQEAPLSRVTGEGSGTKITGDDWDRGDRVTGTEGRSARRRNPTRVGPMSAMPGVQPKRNDEVPAPNNKVTGSSGSTDQGSLITVSGGARG
- a CDS encoding ribulose bisphosphate carboxylase small subunit translates to MPFKSTVGDYQTVATLETFGFLPPMTQDEIYDQIAYIIAQGWSPLVEHVHPSRSMATYWSYWKLPFFGEKDLSVIVNELEACHRAYPDHHVRLVGYDAYTQSQGACFVVFEGR
- a CDS encoding form I ribulose bisphosphate carboxylase large subunit, with amino-acid sequence MAKKYDAGVKEYRDTYWTPDYVPLDTDLLACFKCTGQEGVPKEEVAAAVAAESSTGTWSTVWSELLTDLDFYKGRCYRIEDVPGDKEAFYAFIAYPLDLFEEGSVTNVLTSLVGNVFGFKALRHLRLEDIRFPMAFIKTCMGPPNGIQVERDRMNKYGRPLLGCTIKPKLGLSGKNYGRVVYECLRGGLDFTKDDENINSQPFQRWQNRFEFVAEAVKSAEQETGERKGHYLNCTAATPEQMYERAEFAKELGQPIIMHDYITGGFTANTGLSHWCRKNGILLHIHRAMHAVIDRHPKHGIHFRVLAKCLRLSGGDQLHTGTVVGKLEGDRQSTLGYIDQLRESFVPEDRSRGNFFDQDWGSMGGVFAVASGGIHVWHMPALVSIFGDDSVLQFGGGTHGHPWGSAAGAAANRVALEACVKARNAGREIEREGRDILMEAAKHSPELAIALETWKEIKFEFDTVDKLDVN
- a CDS encoding BMC domain-containing protein, coding for MANETMGIALGMIETRGLVPAIEAADAMTKAAEVRLIGREFVGGGYVTVLVRGETGAVNAAVRAGADACERVGDGLVAAHIIARPHREVEPALNSSAGFVGSKD